From Halotia branconii CENA392, the proteins below share one genomic window:
- a CDS encoding mechanosensitive ion channel family protein: MRFQFLAIAGSMAVAVVPTPTLAPKATAQTPLLPNVQAPSSVSNNLDNRIVSDWVYLDGRRLFRIASSRSNLSDRLQNIQQNLQEISKSYFRSDTPDLRVDIRPVNGLPVIDVNGKYLMTITSEDARLQQADLSTLATQIQEKLQKGLPRAKQERQTEFLIDQGKIAGGIGVAMIFASFGVYSWQRRSKKNTARPTPQTPPAAQPIATQLNQQQHRHLLEVKTRLFQLTQAGIWGGGSFIILGLFPYTRILQVGILTAAKIPFKLGIVTLGIYVVIRASYALIDRFTSTLISSGALLNSENYERLQLRVSTFSGVTKSIVTGVWVGVGILLALVFLGIDIVPLLAGASLIGVAVSLASQNLIKDAINGFLIILEDQYALGDVIAVGEVGGLVENLNLRMTQLRDSEGRLITIPNSEIKVVANLSSRWSRADLTIPVSYQTDIDHALQLIQNVASQMDQDPQWQYQILETPQVLGIDNFGDRGLMIRVWIKTQPLKQWDVAREYRRRLKITLDQAGISIPVPQQSIWVNDPHLLSYEENGKAD, translated from the coding sequence GTGCGCTTTCAATTTTTGGCGATCGCAGGTTCAATGGCTGTGGCTGTTGTGCCTACACCTACACTTGCACCAAAAGCTACAGCCCAGACTCCTCTTTTACCTAATGTGCAAGCTCCTAGCAGCGTCAGTAATAATTTAGATAATAGGATTGTTTCGGACTGGGTTTATTTGGATGGTCGTCGGTTGTTTCGGATAGCATCATCAAGAAGCAACTTGTCTGATCGTTTACAAAATATTCAGCAAAATTTGCAAGAAATTAGCAAAAGCTATTTTCGTTCAGATACGCCAGATCTCAGGGTAGATATTAGACCAGTAAATGGTTTACCTGTAATCGATGTCAACGGCAAATACCTGATGACCATTACTTCTGAAGATGCCAGACTACAACAGGCAGATCTGTCAACATTAGCAACTCAAATCCAAGAGAAGTTGCAGAAAGGTTTGCCAAGGGCTAAACAAGAGCGACAGACTGAGTTTTTAATTGACCAAGGTAAAATTGCCGGTGGTATCGGAGTAGCAATGATTTTTGCCAGTTTTGGAGTATATAGCTGGCAACGTCGTTCCAAAAAGAACACAGCCCGCCCTACCCCTCAAACCCCACCAGCAGCACAACCAATCGCAACTCAATTAAACCAACAGCAACATCGGCATCTTTTAGAAGTTAAAACACGATTGTTTCAACTCACTCAAGCAGGGATTTGGGGAGGTGGAAGTTTTATAATTTTGGGTTTATTTCCCTATACACGTATACTTCAGGTTGGTATTCTCACAGCCGCCAAAATCCCGTTTAAATTGGGCATTGTTACACTAGGAATTTATGTAGTAATTCGTGCTAGTTATGCCTTGATTGACCGCTTCACCTCAACTTTGATTAGCAGTGGGGCTTTACTAAATTCCGAAAATTATGAACGTCTGCAATTGCGAGTCTCGACATTTTCTGGTGTGACTAAAAGTATTGTGACTGGTGTTTGGGTAGGAGTTGGCATCTTACTAGCATTGGTCTTCTTAGGTATAGATATTGTTCCCTTATTAGCTGGTGCAAGTTTAATTGGTGTTGCCGTGTCTTTAGCTTCACAAAACTTGATTAAAGATGCGATTAACGGTTTCCTGATTATCCTAGAAGACCAGTATGCTTTAGGCGATGTCATTGCTGTAGGAGAAGTCGGAGGCTTAGTAGAAAATCTCAATCTGCGGATGACACAATTACGAGATTCTGAAGGGCGTTTGATCACAATTCCCAATAGTGAAATTAAAGTTGTCGCTAATCTTTCTAGTCGCTGGTCAAGAGCCGATTTAACAATTCCTGTCTCTTATCAAACTGATATTGATCATGCTTTACAGTTGATTCAAAATGTCGCCTCGCAGATGGATCAAGATCCGCAATGGCAATATCAAATACTAGAAACACCTCAAGTTTTGGGAATAGATAATTTTGGCGATCGCGGTTTGATGATTCGCGTGTGGATCAAAACACAACCGCTGAAACAATGGGACGTAGCACGAGAGTATCGTCGGCGCTTGAAAATCACCTTGGATCAAGCCGGAATTTCTATTCCTGTACCTCAACAATCAATTTGGGTTAACGATCCTCACTTACTTAGCTATGAAGAAAATGGCAAGGCTGATTAA
- the ahcY gene encoding adenosylhomocysteinase has protein sequence MTATSPRLKHEVKDLALASLGRQRIEWAGREMPVLKQIRDRFAQEKPFAGIRLVACCHVTTETAHLAIALKAGGADAVLIASNPLSTQDDVAASLVVDHEIPVFAQKGEDNETYNRHVQIALDHRPNIIIDDGSDVVATLIQERQDQVSDLIGTTEETTTGIVRLRAMLKDGVLTFPAVNVNDADTKHFFDNRYGTGQSTLDGIIRATNVLLAGKNIVVAGYGWCGKGTALRARGLGANVIVTEIDPIKAIEAVMDGFRVLPMAEAAPQGDLFITVTGNKHVIRAEHFDMMKDGAIVCNSGHFDIEIDLKSLKAKAKEVKQVRPFTEEYRLASGKSVIVLGEGRLVNLAAAEGHPSAVMDMSFANQALACEYLVKNKGKLEPGLHSIPTDVDQEIARLKLQAIGINIDTLTPDQIEYTNSWASGT, from the coding sequence ATGACTGCAACTTCTCCCCGATTAAAGCACGAGGTTAAAGACCTCGCCCTGGCTAGCTTGGGAAGACAGCGCATTGAATGGGCTGGACGCGAAATGCCAGTCTTAAAGCAAATTCGCGATCGCTTCGCTCAAGAAAAACCCTTTGCCGGGATTCGCCTTGTGGCTTGTTGTCATGTGACAACAGAAACAGCACATCTAGCTATTGCCCTCAAAGCTGGTGGTGCAGATGCTGTTTTAATTGCTAGTAATCCTTTATCAACTCAAGATGACGTAGCTGCTAGCCTCGTCGTCGATCATGAAATTCCCGTTTTTGCTCAAAAAGGCGAAGACAACGAAACTTATAATCGCCACGTACAAATTGCCTTAGATCATCGCCCCAACATTATTATTGATGATGGTAGCGACGTAGTAGCCACCTTAATTCAAGAACGCCAAGATCAAGTTAGCGATTTGATTGGTACTACAGAAGAAACAACAACGGGAATTGTACGTCTGCGCGCCATGCTTAAAGATGGCGTTCTCACTTTCCCAGCTGTCAACGTCAACGATGCAGACACCAAGCACTTCTTTGATAATCGCTATGGTACTGGGCAATCTACCCTAGATGGCATTATCCGGGCTACAAATGTGCTGCTGGCTGGAAAAAACATTGTTGTTGCTGGTTATGGCTGGTGTGGTAAAGGTACGGCACTCCGCGCCCGTGGTCTTGGTGCTAATGTAATTGTCACCGAAATTGACCCCATCAAGGCGATTGAAGCTGTGATGGATGGTTTCCGCGTGTTACCAATGGCAGAAGCTGCTCCTCAAGGTGACTTGTTTATTACAGTTACTGGTAACAAGCATGTGATTCGCGCCGAACATTTCGATATGATGAAAGACGGTGCGATCGTTTGTAACTCTGGTCACTTTGATATTGAAATTGACCTGAAATCTTTGAAGGCTAAGGCTAAAGAAGTTAAACAAGTACGTCCCTTTACCGAAGAGTATCGGTTAGCAAGTGGTAAATCAGTCATAGTTCTGGGTGAAGGACGCTTGGTAAACCTCGCCGCTGCGGAAGGACATCCTAGTGCAGTTATGGATATGAGCTTTGCTAATCAGGCTTTAGCTTGCGAATATCTGGTGAAGAATAAAGGCAAGTTGGAACCGGGTTTACATTCCATCCCTACCGATGTTGACCAAGAAATTGCTCGACTGAAGTTGCAAGCAATTGGAATTAACATTGATACCCTCACACCAGATCAAATTGAGTACACCAATTCTTGGGCTAGCGGGACTTGA
- a CDS encoding phosphotransferase family protein, whose amino-acid sequence MNNIPSSYLNKIRAVYPNISFDHLDFNQDGMINDVVIVNHQFVCRFAKEDWGKQVLFHEAKVLQVLQRYIDLPIPRFEHLQEGFVTYRYLKGEPLSRNTLLKLSKIAQTRVISQLATFHQQLHSIPSEVLAASGVSFSDAVRSHEDWLQLYNDVQETLFPHLWRHQQTWIRELFAPVVSGELDLSYTPVLIHGDLPVYHILFNPESQSISGIIDFGVAGLGDPACDMAIQLGNYGENIVQLMESDYPMLRYVINRARFWVGTLELQWSLIGVKYNDISLSLAHIGLAREVQPLETAFRRRLG is encoded by the coding sequence GTGAATAATATTCCTTCCTCTTATCTGAATAAGATTCGTGCAGTTTATCCGAATATTTCCTTTGACCATCTAGATTTTAATCAAGATGGCATGATCAATGATGTAGTGATAGTTAACCATCAGTTTGTCTGTCGCTTCGCTAAAGAAGATTGGGGAAAACAAGTACTTTTTCATGAAGCTAAAGTCTTGCAAGTGTTGCAACGTTATATTGATTTACCGATTCCCCGTTTTGAGCATTTGCAAGAAGGCTTTGTTACTTATCGATATCTCAAAGGTGAACCCCTTTCTCGCAATACTCTGCTGAAGTTGAGTAAAATCGCACAAACCCGTGTTATTTCTCAACTTGCTACATTTCACCAACAATTGCACAGCATTCCATCTGAAGTTTTAGCAGCATCGGGAGTATCTTTCTCTGATGCAGTGCGATCGCATGAAGATTGGTTGCAGTTGTACAACGATGTTCAAGAAACTCTCTTTCCTCACCTTTGGCGACACCAGCAAACTTGGATACGTGAACTGTTTGCGCCTGTGGTATCAGGTGAACTTGATCTGAGTTACACACCTGTACTTATTCACGGCGATTTGCCTGTGTATCACATTCTCTTTAACCCAGAATCACAAAGCATTAGTGGCATTATCGATTTTGGCGTTGCTGGCTTGGGAGATCCAGCTTGCGATATGGCCATCCAACTGGGAAATTATGGAGAAAATATTGTACAGCTAATGGAAAGTGATTATCCAATGTTAAGGTATGTAATTAACCGCGCACGTTTCTGGGTAGGGACACTTGAGTTGCAATGGTCATTGATTGGAGTGAAATATAATGATATATCGTTATCTCTAGCACATATTGGTTTGGCTAGGGAGGTTCAACCTTTAGAGACAGCATTTAGGCGTAGGTTGGGTTAA
- the xth gene encoding exodeoxyribonuclease III, with protein MKIATWNINSVRIRLEQVIDWLKQNPVDVLCLQETKVIDADFPRSLFEELGYHLYLSGQKSYNGVALISRKQLVDVTTGFTAILSDQLLEWDEQKRVITGVIDGIRIVNLYVPNGAAVGTEKYAYKLRWLKVLREYLKCLLLSQPDICVCGDFNIALEAKDIHDQVSPDNHIMASELERQALRDILAMGFADAFRKFTTEGGHYSWWDYRAAAFRRNLGWRIDHHYLTPALYERAKSCIIDATPRKLTQPSDHAPVILELEDK; from the coding sequence ATGAAAATAGCTACTTGGAATATCAACTCAGTTCGCATTCGTTTAGAACAGGTTATTGATTGGCTCAAACAAAATCCCGTTGATGTCCTCTGCTTACAAGAAACAAAAGTTATAGATGCCGATTTTCCGCGATCGCTTTTTGAAGAATTGGGCTATCACCTTTATTTATCAGGACAAAAATCTTATAACGGTGTAGCTTTAATTAGCCGTAAACAGCTTGTAGATGTAACTACTGGTTTTACAGCAATTTTGAGCGATCAACTGCTGGAATGGGATGAGCAAAAGCGGGTGATTACAGGCGTAATTGATGGCATTCGGATTGTAAATTTATATGTTCCCAATGGCGCAGCAGTAGGAACTGAAAAATACGCATATAAACTGCGCTGGTTGAAAGTACTGCGAGAATATTTAAAATGTCTGTTGCTGTCACAACCTGATATTTGTGTCTGTGGCGATTTCAATATTGCTCTGGAAGCCAAGGATATTCACGATCAAGTAAGTCCAGACAATCATATTATGGCTTCCGAACTAGAACGCCAAGCCTTACGAGATATTCTGGCAATGGGATTTGCTGATGCCTTTCGCAAATTTACTACAGAAGGTGGACACTACAGCTGGTGGGATTATCGCGCCGCCGCTTTTCGTCGCAACTTAGGTTGGCGAATTGACCATCACTATCTCACACCAGCACTTTATGAGCGGGCTAAAAGTTGTATTATTGATGCTACACCCAGAAAATTGACCCAACCCAGCGATCATGCACCGGTCATTCTGGAATTGGAGGATAAATAG